In Lautropia mirabilis, one DNA window encodes the following:
- the gap gene encoding type I glyceraldehyde-3-phosphate dehydrogenase: protein MTIRVAINGYGRIGRNVLRAHYESGKKHDIEIVAINDLGKPETNAHLTQYDTAHGKFNGDVKVEGDYLVVNGDKIKVLAERDPSKLPWKDLNVDVVLECTGLFTSKEKASAHLAGGAKKVIISAPGGKDVDATIVYGVNQGVLKASDTVISNASCTTNCLAPLVKPLQDKIGVVNGLMTTIHAFTNDQVLTDVYHSDLRRARSATQSMIPTKTGAAAAVGLVLPELNGKLDGFAVRVPTINVSLVDLSFIAARDTTVEEVNKILKEASESKELKGILNYNDKPLVSVDFNHCPASSTFDSTLTKVSGRLVKVTSWYDNEWGFSNRMLDTTVALMNAK, encoded by the coding sequence ATGACGATTCGCGTTGCAATCAATGGTTATGGCCGGATTGGCCGCAATGTGCTGCGTGCCCACTATGAAAGCGGCAAGAAGCACGACATCGAGATCGTCGCCATCAATGATCTCGGCAAGCCCGAAACCAATGCGCACCTGACCCAGTACGACACCGCCCACGGCAAGTTCAACGGTGACGTCAAGGTCGAAGGCGACTATCTGGTCGTCAACGGCGACAAGATCAAGGTGCTGGCCGAGCGTGATCCCAGCAAGCTGCCCTGGAAGGATCTGAACGTCGACGTGGTGCTGGAGTGCACGGGCCTGTTCACTTCCAAGGAAAAAGCCAGCGCGCACCTGGCTGGCGGCGCCAAGAAAGTCATCATCTCCGCACCCGGCGGCAAGGACGTGGACGCCACCATCGTCTACGGCGTGAACCAGGGCGTGCTGAAGGCTTCGGACACGGTCATTTCCAACGCCTCTTGCACCACCAACTGCCTGGCCCCGCTGGTCAAGCCGCTGCAGGACAAGATTGGCGTCGTCAATGGCCTGATGACCACCATCCACGCCTTCACCAACGACCAGGTGCTGACCGACGTGTATCACTCCGATCTGCGCCGTGCCCGTTCGGCCACCCAGTCGATGATCCCGACCAAGACCGGTGCTGCCGCGGCCGTCGGCCTGGTGCTGCCCGAGCTGAATGGCAAGCTGGACGGCTTCGCCGTGCGCGTGCCGACCATCAACGTCTCGCTGGTCGACCTGTCGTTCATCGCCGCCCGTGACACCACGGTCGAGGAAGTCAACAAGATCCTGAAGGAAGCTTCCGAAAGCAAGGAACTGAAAGGCATCCTGAACTACAACGACAAGCCGCTGGTCTCGGTCGACTTCAACCATTGCCCGGCGTCCTCCACCTTCGACTCCACGCTGACCAAGGTCAGCGGCCGTCTGGTGAAGGTCACCAGCTGGTACGACAACGAGTGGGGCTTCTCCAACCGGATGCTCGACACCACCGTGGCGCTGATGAACGCCAAGTGA
- the tkt gene encoding transketolase: MANAIRVLSMDAIEKARSGHPGMPMGMADIAVALWGAHFKHDPAQPGWFDRDRFVLSNGHGSMLLYSLLHLTGYDLSIDDIKDFRQLHSKTPGHPEVGVTPGVETTTGPLGQGLANAVGMALAEKLLAAEFNRPGHDIVDHFTWVFAGDGCLMEGVSHEACALAAIWRLSKLVMLYDDNGISIDGDVKGWYRENVAERFAAYGWNVIDAVDGHDAWAVAQAIAQARDWGETGRPVVDGEGVGELRFAPTIIICKTVIGKGSPNRAGTAKAHGESLGAEEIAATRKALGWSEPPFEIPADLYAAWDATQVGAERHARWQDAFDAYAAQFPEEAAELERRMRGVLPADWEDIMDNLVMDTVMEAENIATRAASQRALNYLGPALPELLGGSADLTGSNLTAWKGVEMLRPSADNDADLNGGRHINYGVREFGMAAVMNGLALHGGFIPYGGTFLVFSDYARNALRVAALSKQRVIHVFTHDSIGLGEDGPTHQPVETAACLRLIPNMSVWRPADTVETAIAWQAAIENEEGPTCLLLSRQGLPFIEREVVDVDEIRRGAYLVHAPRAAKAVLIATGSEVSLALAAARQLADEGIRVRVVSMPSTTTFDKQDVAYKRRLLPDDLPRIAVEAGVTDFWWKYRPAAVVGIDRFGESAPASVLNQHFGMTADNVAATVRQVLGL; this comes from the coding sequence ATGGCCAACGCCATCCGCGTGCTGTCCATGGACGCCATCGAGAAGGCCCGTTCCGGCCACCCCGGCATGCCCATGGGCATGGCCGATATCGCGGTGGCCCTGTGGGGCGCACACTTCAAGCACGATCCCGCCCAGCCGGGCTGGTTCGACCGTGACCGTTTCGTGCTCTCCAACGGGCACGGCTCGATGCTGCTGTACTCGCTGCTGCATCTGACCGGCTACGATCTTTCCATCGACGACATCAAGGACTTCCGCCAGCTGCACTCCAAGACCCCGGGCCACCCCGAGGTGGGTGTCACGCCGGGCGTGGAGACCACCACCGGTCCGCTGGGGCAGGGGCTGGCCAACGCCGTGGGCATGGCCCTGGCCGAGAAGCTGCTGGCTGCCGAGTTCAACCGCCCCGGCCACGACATCGTCGACCACTTCACCTGGGTGTTTGCCGGCGACGGCTGCCTGATGGAAGGCGTCTCGCACGAGGCCTGCGCCCTGGCCGCCATCTGGCGCCTGTCCAAGCTCGTCATGCTCTATGACGACAACGGCATCTCCATCGACGGCGACGTCAAGGGCTGGTACCGCGAGAACGTGGCCGAGCGCTTTGCCGCCTATGGCTGGAACGTCATCGACGCGGTCGATGGCCACGACGCCTGGGCCGTGGCCCAGGCCATCGCGCAGGCGCGCGACTGGGGCGAGACCGGCCGGCCGGTCGTCGACGGCGAAGGCGTGGGCGAGCTGCGCTTTGCGCCCACCATCATCATCTGCAAGACCGTCATCGGCAAGGGTTCGCCCAACCGGGCCGGCACGGCCAAGGCCCACGGCGAATCGCTGGGCGCCGAGGAAATCGCCGCCACCCGCAAGGCCCTGGGCTGGTCCGAACCGCCCTTCGAGATTCCGGCCGACCTGTACGCGGCCTGGGACGCCACCCAGGTCGGCGCCGAGCGCCATGCCCGCTGGCAGGACGCCTTCGACGCCTATGCCGCCCAGTTCCCCGAAGAGGCTGCCGAGCTGGAGCGCCGCATGCGCGGCGTGCTGCCGGCCGACTGGGAAGACATCATGGACAACCTGGTGATGGACACGGTGATGGAAGCCGAGAACATCGCCACCCGTGCCGCCTCGCAGCGGGCGCTCAACTACCTGGGGCCCGCCCTGCCGGAACTGCTGGGTGGCTCGGCCGACCTCACCGGTAGCAACCTCACCGCCTGGAAGGGCGTTGAGATGCTGCGCCCGTCGGCTGACAATGACGCCGATCTCAACGGTGGACGCCACATCAACTACGGCGTGCGCGAGTTCGGCATGGCTGCCGTCATGAACGGCCTGGCCCTGCACGGCGGCTTCATCCCCTACGGCGGCACCTTCCTGGTGTTCTCCGACTACGCCCGCAATGCCCTGCGCGTGGCTGCGCTCAGCAAGCAGCGGGTCATCCACGTCTTCACGCACGATTCCATCGGCCTGGGTGAGGATGGTCCCACCCACCAGCCTGTCGAGACCGCGGCCTGCCTGCGCCTCATCCCCAACATGTCGGTCTGGCGCCCGGCGGACACGGTCGAGACCGCCATCGCCTGGCAGGCCGCCATCGAGAACGAGGAAGGCCCCACCTGCCTGCTGCTGTCGCGGCAGGGGCTGCCCTTCATCGAGCGCGAAGTGGTCGACGTCGACGAGATCCGTCGCGGTGCCTACCTGGTGCATGCCCCGCGTGCCGCCAAGGCCGTGCTCATCGCCACCGGCTCCGAGGTGTCGCTGGCACTGGCCGCCGCACGCCAGCTGGCCGATGAAGGCATTCGTGTCCGGGTGGTTTCCATGCCATCCACCACCACGTTCGACAAGCAGGACGTGGCTTACAAACGCCGTCTGTTGCCAGACGACCTTCCACGGATTGCCGTGGAAGCCGGTGTCACCGATTTCTGGTGGAAATACCGCCCTGCGGCGGTGGTCGGGATCGATCGCTTCGGCGAATCCGCTCCCGCATCGGTACTCAACCAGCATTTCGGCATGACTGCCGACAACGTTGCCGCCACCGTGCGGCAGGTGCTGGGGCTCTGA
- a CDS encoding 16S rRNA (uracil(1498)-N(3))-methyltransferase — MTPRIHLPALADQPAPPVPSDPLPLDEPAAHHLLRVLRRGIGDEIEVFDGQGRCWHAQVASTKPATVTLQAALPAEPPPRLRLGLAQCLSTAEKMDWTIEKAVELGVSHIVPLLSARSVVKLDGARAEKRVQHWQRLVVAAAMQCGRSRLPEIAPIQPVGTWLASLPAPQAHERRWVLSPLAESSLMAQASALAAQTGTPLAWDQDQPIDAAASEAATPTAWLLCGPESGLAETEVEQALAQGWQPALLGPRVLRTETAGLVGLTVLQAALGDLG, encoded by the coding sequence ATGACACCCCGAATCCACCTGCCTGCCCTGGCCGACCAGCCCGCGCCCCCTGTCCCGTCCGATCCCCTGCCGCTGGACGAGCCGGCCGCGCACCACCTGCTGCGGGTGTTGCGCCGCGGCATCGGTGACGAGATCGAGGTCTTCGACGGACAGGGGCGGTGCTGGCATGCGCAGGTCGCCTCCACGAAGCCGGCGACCGTGACGCTGCAGGCCGCCCTGCCCGCCGAGCCCCCACCCCGTCTGCGACTGGGTCTGGCGCAGTGCCTCAGCACGGCCGAGAAGATGGACTGGACCATCGAGAAGGCCGTGGAGCTGGGCGTGAGCCACATCGTGCCGCTGCTGTCGGCCCGCAGCGTGGTGAAGCTGGACGGCGCACGCGCCGAGAAGCGCGTGCAGCACTGGCAGCGGCTGGTGGTGGCAGCGGCCATGCAGTGCGGGCGCAGCCGCCTGCCCGAAATCGCGCCCATCCAGCCCGTGGGCACCTGGCTGGCCAGCCTGCCCGCCCCCCAGGCCCACGAGCGACGCTGGGTGCTGAGCCCGCTGGCCGAGTCATCGCTGATGGCGCAGGCCAGCGCACTGGCGGCCCAGACTGGCACACCGCTTGCGTGGGATCAGGATCAGCCAATCGATGCAGCGGCCAGCGAAGCCGCCACCCCCACGGCCTGGCTGCTGTGCGGACCGGAATCAGGGCTGGCCGAGACGGAAGTGGAGCAGGCGCTGGCCCAGGGTTGGCAGCCGGCACTGCTGGGCCCGCGGGTGCTGCGCACCGAAACCGCCGGGCTGGTGGGGCTGACGGTGCTGCAGGCCGCGCTGGGTGATCTGGGCTAG
- a CDS encoding barstar family protein → MSALSNIPRHAVLPLGAYDKNGLVRAALQTDQTLLQCDCAAAHDKASVLAALGEGLKLPAHYGRNLDALYDCLTDLKPSDEADRPGFVLLIENLPDATQLSADDRSTLLDVFRDAADFFYDHETAFRVFYSVRKT, encoded by the coding sequence ATGAGTGCACTGTCCAACATCCCCCGGCACGCGGTTCTGCCGCTGGGTGCCTATGACAAGAATGGTCTGGTGCGTGCCGCGCTGCAGACCGACCAGACCCTGCTGCAGTGCGACTGCGCGGCAGCTCATGACAAGGCGTCCGTGCTGGCCGCTCTGGGGGAGGGACTGAAACTGCCGGCCCATTACGGCCGCAATCTGGATGCACTCTACGATTGCCTGACTGACCTGAAGCCTTCGGACGAGGCTGACCGTCCCGGCTTCGTGCTGCTCATCGAGAACCTGCCCGATGCGACGCAGCTGTCGGCGGACGACCGCAGCACGCTGCTGGACGTGTTTCGGGACGCAGCCGACTTCTTCTACGACCACGAGACGGCGTTCCGGGTCTTCTACTCGGTGCGCAAGACGTAG
- the mdtD gene encoding multidrug transporter subunit MdtD, with protein MPDAAAHPSPRILLWLVAVGFFMQTLDGTIVNTALPAMATSLGESPLRLQAVVVAYMLTMAALIPASGWLADRFGSQRVFLSAIVLFSAGSAACALSNDLSQLIAARVLQGLGAAVLLPVGRLVILQHFPREELLSAMSFVAIPGLIGPLIGPTLGGWLVETASWHWIFLINLPVGLVGALATMRYMPNLKRADAGRFDLAGYAMLVLAMIAISLALDGLGGLGWASTLVVLLMVAGLAALTAYWLHAMRHPAPLFPPALFTVPSYRVGILGNLFARIGSGAMPYLLPLLLQLAMGFSPAEAGMMLLPVTLASIGAKRAVSDIVSRYGYRRVLLVNTVLLGVLIAAFALMTPDQPLWLRTTQLAFFGAVSSTQFSAMNTVTLKDLDAAHAASGNSLFSMVQMLGLSLGITCASALLHAFSGWLDTGTGASELPAFRAAFVAVGVLTIGSAGIFWQLRADAPGQVRNPGA; from the coding sequence ATGCCAGACGCTGCCGCTCACCCCTCTCCCCGCATCCTGCTGTGGCTGGTAGCGGTGGGGTTCTTCATGCAGACGCTGGACGGCACCATCGTCAACACGGCGCTGCCGGCCATGGCGACCAGCCTGGGCGAGAGCCCGCTGCGCCTGCAGGCCGTGGTGGTGGCCTACATGCTGACCATGGCGGCGCTGATCCCGGCCAGCGGCTGGCTGGCCGACCGCTTCGGGTCACAGCGGGTGTTCCTGAGCGCCATCGTGCTGTTCTCGGCCGGTTCGGCGGCCTGCGCACTCTCCAATGACCTGTCGCAGCTGATTGCCGCCCGGGTGCTGCAGGGCCTGGGGGCCGCCGTGCTGCTGCCGGTGGGCCGGCTGGTGATCCTGCAGCACTTCCCGCGCGAGGAACTGCTGTCGGCCATGAGCTTCGTGGCCATCCCGGGACTCATCGGCCCGCTGATCGGACCGACGCTGGGCGGCTGGCTGGTGGAGACCGCCTCATGGCACTGGATCTTCCTCATCAACCTGCCCGTGGGCCTGGTGGGCGCGCTGGCCACGATGCGCTACATGCCCAACCTCAAGCGCGCCGACGCCGGCCGCTTCGACCTGGCCGGCTATGCCATGCTGGTGCTGGCCATGATCGCCATCTCGCTGGCGCTGGACGGACTGGGCGGTCTGGGCTGGGCCAGCACGCTGGTGGTGCTGCTGATGGTGGCCGGACTGGCAGCGCTGACGGCCTACTGGCTGCACGCCATGCGCCACCCCGCCCCGCTGTTTCCGCCGGCGCTCTTTACCGTGCCCAGCTACCGCGTGGGCATCCTGGGCAACCTGTTCGCACGCATCGGCTCGGGCGCCATGCCCTACCTGCTGCCGCTGCTGCTGCAGCTGGCCATGGGATTCTCGCCAGCCGAGGCCGGCATGATGCTGCTGCCAGTGACGCTGGCCAGCATCGGCGCCAAGCGCGCCGTCTCCGACATCGTGAGCCGCTACGGCTACCGGCGGGTGCTGCTGGTCAACACCGTGCTGCTGGGCGTGCTGATCGCCGCCTTCGCCCTGATGACGCCCGACCAGCCGCTGTGGCTGCGCACCACCCAGCTGGCTTTCTTCGGCGCCGTCAGCTCCACCCAGTTCTCGGCCATGAACACCGTGACGCTGAAGGATCTGGACGCCGCCCACGCCGCCAGCGGCAACAGCCTGTTCTCGATGGTGCAGATGCTGGGCCTGAGCCTGGGCATCACCTGCGCCTCGGCACTGCTGCACGCCTTCAGCGGCTGGCTGGACACAGGCACCGGCGCCAGTGAACTGCCGGCCTTCCGCGCCGCCTTCGTGGCGGTCGGCGTGCTGACGATCGGGTCAGCAGGGATCTTCTGGCAGTTGCGGGCGGATGCGCCCGGGCAGGTCCGGAACCCCGGAGCATGA
- a CDS encoding NAD(P)H-dependent oxidoreductase yields MSKTTIIYAHPYEKSFNHAILERVQALLDAKGQAYQLIDLYADGFNPVFTKEELALFAEGKALDPLVLQYQEALKESNRLIFIFPIWWANMPAIVKGFIDKVFLRTFAYMENRAGLLEGRLDIDEALVISTSAAPTLYLKSVCGNFITKAMLGHTMKGVGARRRRWVNCGKANLITDEKRRAFLEDLGRYI; encoded by the coding sequence ATGAGCAAGACCACCATCATCTACGCCCACCCGTACGAGAAAAGCTTCAACCATGCCATTCTGGAGCGGGTGCAGGCGCTGCTGGATGCCAAGGGGCAGGCATACCAGCTGATCGACCTGTATGCCGATGGCTTCAATCCTGTCTTCACGAAGGAGGAGCTGGCCCTGTTCGCCGAGGGCAAGGCGCTGGATCCGCTGGTGCTGCAATACCAGGAGGCGCTCAAGGAGAGCAACCGCCTGATCTTCATCTTTCCCATCTGGTGGGCCAACATGCCGGCCATCGTCAAGGGATTCATCGATAAGGTGTTTCTGCGGACCTTTGCCTACATGGAGAACCGGGCTGGTCTGCTGGAGGGGCGGCTTGACATTGACGAGGCGCTGGTCATCAGCACCTCGGCGGCGCCTACCCTCTACCTGAAGTCTGTCTGTGGCAATTTCATCACCAAGGCCATGCTGGGCCACACGATGAAGGGCGTGGGCGCCCGTCGTCGGCGCTGGGTGAACTGCGGCAAGGCCAACCTGATCACGGACGAGAAGCGCAGGGCGTTCCTGGAGGATCTTGGGCGCTACATCTGA